The Streptomyces sp. Je 1-332 genome has a window encoding:
- a CDS encoding S8 family peptidase has product MTLSRTKRLRWAGAVTAATTAAVLSASTLPAHAAPADAADAPLGKILGAGEPGSISGSYIVTLKGGTEAPSDAGKGLASKYGAQIRHTYSTALNGYAVQAGSDQAKKLAGDSRVASVVQDSVVSLDHTQKNPPSWGLDRIDQKGLPLDKSYTWPDTAGQGVTAYVIDTGIRTSHQDFGGRASSGWDFIDDDATAQDGNGHGTHVSATVAGASRGVAKKADVVGVRVLDDAGSGTTAQVIAGIDWVTKNAKKPAVANLSLGGTANAQLDAAVRNSIASGVTYTVAAGNDGLPAFLFSPARVKEAVTVGASDVKDARASFSNWGGSLDLFAPGVGIASAWNTNDSATHTISGTSMASPHAAGAAALYLADHPSATPAEVGKALSDRAAAGKVTGAGLGSPNKLLQVNNP; this is encoded by the coding sequence ATGACTCTGTCGCGCACGAAGCGTCTGCGGTGGGCCGGAGCCGTCACCGCCGCCACCACGGCGGCGGTGCTTTCGGCCAGCACGCTGCCCGCACACGCCGCTCCCGCCGATGCCGCCGATGCCCCGCTGGGGAAGATACTCGGCGCCGGGGAGCCCGGTTCCATCAGCGGAAGTTACATCGTCACGCTCAAGGGCGGGACCGAGGCCCCGTCCGACGCGGGCAAGGGCCTCGCCTCGAAGTACGGGGCGCAAATACGTCACACCTACAGCACCGCGCTCAACGGGTATGCGGTGCAGGCCGGTTCGGACCAGGCCAAGAAGCTCGCCGGCGACTCCAGGGTCGCCTCCGTCGTCCAGGACAGCGTCGTGTCCCTGGACCACACCCAGAAGAATCCGCCCTCCTGGGGGCTCGACCGGATCGACCAGAAGGGTCTTCCGCTCGACAAGTCCTACACCTGGCCCGATACGGCAGGTCAGGGCGTGACGGCGTACGTCATCGACACCGGCATCCGCACCTCGCACCAGGACTTCGGCGGGCGCGCGAGCAGCGGCTGGGACTTCATCGACGACGACGCGACGGCGCAGGACGGCAACGGACACGGTACGCACGTCTCGGCGACCGTCGCGGGCGCGAGCCGCGGCGTCGCCAAGAAGGCGGACGTCGTGGGAGTCCGGGTGCTCGACGACGCGGGGTCGGGGACGACCGCGCAGGTCATCGCGGGCATCGACTGGGTGACCAAGAACGCGAAGAAGCCGGCCGTCGCCAATCTCAGCCTCGGGGGCACGGCCAACGCCCAGCTGGACGCTGCCGTACGCAACTCGATTGCTTCGGGCGTTACTTACACGGTGGCGGCGGGCAACGACGGGCTCCCCGCGTTCCTGTTCTCGCCGGCCCGCGTGAAGGAAGCGGTCACGGTGGGCGCGAGTGACGTCAAGGACGCGAGGGCGAGCTTCTCCAACTGGGGCGGCAGCCTGGACCTGTTCGCGCCGGGCGTCGGGATCGCCTCCGCGTGGAACACGAACGACTCCGCCACCCACACCATCTCGGGTACGTCGATGGCCTCGCCGCACGCGGCGGGCGCTGCGGCGCTCTACCTCGCCGATCATCCCTCGGCCACACCCGCCGAGGTGGGCAAGGCGCTGTCCGACCGGGCGGCGGCGGGCAAGGTGACGGGCGCGGGGCTCGGCTCCCCGAACAAGTTGCTGCAGGTCAACAACCCGTAG